The DNA region AGTCATTATTGAATCCGCCGCTGCGTCTTTTGTTTAAAATATCACTCAAGGTTACGGTTTTTTGAGTAAATTGGTAGACGGTTTTTATGATTGCCTGATCATAGCTTTCGGAGGTATTAATCAGCACACCGTCCATATCAAAGCAAAGCAGTTCTGGCGCAAATACTTTTTGTAACCCATCGACTAGTCTATTCAAATAGTAAGGGATAGTAATTCGAATACAATTTTTAAGATATTGATCGTTAAACTGCCTAACTTGAATACCCTGCTGCGCTAAGGCGGTTGTTGCAAGTTGACACAGCTGCTCGCTCATTGGTACGAGTAAAAAATTGGCTTGTGACGTTAATGGTGAAAGGCCGATATTTTTAAACCATCCAGTTAACTCTGAACGATTCGCTTTAATTCGTTCAATAAATAGAGTGACATCGTCTTGTACTTTCGTTTGAAAAGTCGCTGAAGCTATTTGCAGACTGAGTGCTGGAACGTTGAAGGGCATCGCACGTTGTTTAAATTGTGAGATGAGTCTGGTGCTACCTATAAGATAACCAAATCGTATGCCTGCGAGACCATAAGCTTTCGAAAGCGTTCTCAATAAGACTAAGTTATCAAATCGCTTGAGCAATTCAAGCGCTGAGGGTTGATCGCTAAACTCGATATAGGCTTCGTCAAGAAATATCCAACTACCATTTGATTGAGCAAGCGTGAGTAGACTTTCAATGACCGTAAGATCAAGCAATTCCCCCGTTGGGTTATTTGGACTGGTAACCACAGCGATACTATTAGGCGTTTCTTGAATAGCATTTTTCAGCGCATCCAAGTCAATACTCAGATCGTCTTTAGGGGGAATTTGAATACTGTCTAGCTGCCAACTCTCAATACCTTGTGTGTATTGACTAAAAGCGGGAAGTGGCAAAATGATTTTACTTTGCTCTTTTATCAAACGCATCAAAATGTATATTGACTCGTCACCGCCGTTGCTGCAAAAAATATTGTCAGCCGTCAGCTGAAGAGACCATTGTTGATTGTAATTATCAGCAATCAGTTGCTCAATCGGTTCTCTCAGCGGATATTGCCAAAGCGAATCAACATTCAATTGCAATTCGTTCAACCAGCTAGAAGCAAAATCACTGCGCTCATTTAGGTCCAGTTTCATGATTCCATCTCTCGCCAACTAAATCGATTTATTGATCGGTGTTTCTAAAATATCGGTAGCGCCGGCGGAAATTAAAGCCGGTAATAAACCTTGGATATCTTTTTTCGGTACTGCTGCTTTAATGGCGAAACCCTCTTCATTGTACAAGCGGCTAACCGTGGGCGAACGCATCGCTGGCAGTAAGTTAACGATTTGTTCAATCGCTTGATTGCTGCAGTTCATTTCTAGAAGTACGCGCTCACGACCATTCAATACCGCCTGCATGACCGTGAGTAAATCTTCTATGTCTTGGCGCTTACCAGGATCTTTTAGTACCTGCGGATTAGCAATGAATTGGGTTGAACTGTCCATGACCTTGTCGACGATTTTTAATCGATTTGCGCGAATTGTTGTTCCAGTACTGGTGTTATCGATGATCATATCGGCATCTTCTGGAGGAAATACCTCAGTCGCACCGTAACTTCGAAGCAACTGATAGTCGAACCCGTTTCGGTCTAAGTAATCGGTAGCAATGCGCTTGTATTCAGAGGCAACGATAACCTTTCTCTGTTTTACTTCTTGCCAGTCCCACTCTTCGGGAATGCACGCGACGATTCTTACTGGATCAAATCCAAGCTCTTTGATCACCTCAACCTCGCAGCGACGTTCATAAATCCAATCTTGGCCAGCAAAACCGATGTCGTGTTGGCCGAGTTCGACCAAAGAGGGAATGTTTTGGCTTTTGAGCAATTTGACTTCGAGATCGAAGCCATAGGCGCGTGGGCGGTAGTTGCGGTCGTCGCCGACTAACGTAATTCCCATGTCTTTCATCAGTTGTATAACTTTAGTGTTGATTCGACCTTTGGGTAAAACCAGTTTAAGAGTCATGGTTTATTCCTTATTAATGCGTTAAATGTTTAAAGTTTCATATTCCAATCGAGCATATAAAAAAGCCCCGTATACTTTGGTAAACGGGGCTTTGCTGTAAACTAGTGAGATTCAATCAATAGGCAAAAGCACCGTCATCGGGAGGATGATGGTGATGAAAATGAGTTTGGCGAAGTTGTTTTGTTTTCATGGGTTGTATAGTGGCATTGTTGGCGTTGTATAGTCAATAAAAATTTTACTTCTATTGAAAATAAAGACTTTGGGGCGCATTTCGCTTAAAGTGTGCAGACTTAAATGTTTAGGTTGTATATACAGAAATGGGTTTGGTTTAAGAGACAATCAATGTGAATTCGATGCATGAATAGAGAAATTATCCCTGCTGACCAGTTACAGGCAAAGGTTCAATTATCAGGAAGTAAATATTTGGCAAATCGCTGGGTCGTATTAGCGGCACTAGCCTCGCAGCCTGTCGTTCTCAATAATGTTGTCAATAATGATGACATTAACACCGCGATAAAAGGGTTAAATGCTCTTGGCTACCGATTAGTACAGCAAGACGGGGCCACCATAATTAGTCTGCCTCGAGAGCAAAAATTGGATCGAGGAGTTGAGGTATATACGGCACACAGTGGTACTTTCTCTCGATTTATTGCGGCTGTCGCCGCGTTAGACGCTGTCCCCATTCATTTATTCGGCAGCGACAAAATGAACTCTCGCCCAATGGCGGGGATTTTTTCTGCGCTCCGTGATCTTGGCGTCGCGATTGAATCAGAAGATGATACTTTACCAGCGACCATTACCGGGCCAGTTAAAGTATTAGAATGCTCAATCGATGGCTCGATCAGCAGTCAGTACATTAGCGCATTACTGCTCATTGCACCGAAGTTAGCCGACGATTTCGTACTCACCATTACTGGCGACGCTGTTTCGACTCATTACATTGATATGACCATCGATTTAATGCGCCAGCTCGGTGTGAAAGTTGACGTAACGGGAAAACAATATCGAGTGAAGGGTGCTCAAGACTATCGTGGTGGGGAGTTTACGATTGCTCCGGATCCGGTGAGCAGTTCTTATTTTATGGGCGCTGCTGCCATTTGTGGCGGCGAAGTGATACTCAATCATTTTGATTTTGCATCGTTGCAAGGTGAAGCAAAGTTTTATCATTGTCTTCAGCAAATGGGTTGTGATATTCAGCGAAACGGCCAACAAATGATTATTCGTCGCGATCAGCAATCTCTGATCGGCCAAACCTTTGATATGGGTGAAATGCCTGATGTTGTACAAACCTTGGCAAGTGTGGCTTGTTTTGCTCAAGGCACAACCGTGATGAAAAACATTGCGCACCTTGCATTTAAAGAATCTAATCGCATTGTTGATACGGCGACGGAGTTAGCCAAGCTGGGGGCTAAAGTCGAGTATGGTCGTGATTATTTAGCCGTAACCGGTGGTGAGCTTGTTGGTACTCGATTAAAGACTTATGATGACCATCGCATGGCAATGAGTTTAGCGTTAATCGGAGCCAAAGTTCCTGGAGTAGTGATCGAAGACGCTGATGTTGTGTCCAAGTCATTCCCTAACTATTTTGATACTTTAGCGACGGTTGGCATTCAGTCTAAAATCGTTCCATAGAACGACTAAAAAGTTCGACTCTATAGAGTTAATGAGTAGAGTCGCAAACGATAGGTTTTTCACCTCGATTTCTTATTAACGTTTAAAGCCAATCAAACATTGATGTAAGAGGAGTGGCTTATGGCTGGCGATAGCATCGGACAATTGTTTCGTTTTACCAATTGGGGAGAGTCACACGGTAAAGCGATCGGTGGGGTTTTAGAAGGTTGTCCTGCCGGTATTTCGTTGAGTGAGGATGATCTGCAACCGGCATTGGATCGTCGTCGTCCCGGTCAAAGTAAAATCGTGACGCAGCGTAAAGAAGCTGATGCGGTAGAAATATTATCTGGACTGTATGAAGGAAAAACAACGGGTACGCCAATCTCATTAATGATTCGTAATCAAGATCAACGCAGTAAAGATTATTCTGAAATGGCGCAGCTTTATCGTCCATCGCATGCAGATTTCACGTATCAACAAAAATACGGCATTCGAGATGTCGCGGGTGGAGGGCGTAGTTCAGCGCGAGTGACGGCACCAACGGTCGCCGCTGGAGCGATCGCTGAAAAAATATTACAGCAGTTTTGCGGTGTTTCGATCGTCGCCTATGTTAAGTCTGTGGCTGAAATCGAGTATTCGAACTTTGATCCTCTGGTGACACGGGAGCAGGTCGAGCAATCTGTGGTGCGTTGTCCCGAACTCTCTATTGCCGAAAAAATGATCCAAAAAATTGAAGCCACACGAAAGCAGGGCGATTCGATAGGCGGTGTCATTGAGTGCGTTATTCAATCGGTTCCCGTTGGGCTTGGTGAGCCCATCTTCGATAAATTAGAGGCTGACTTAGCCAAAGCGATGCTGAGCATTAATGCAAGCAAAGGCTTTGAAATTGGCAGCGGTTTTGCAGGTACTCGGTTATCAGGATCAGAACATAATGATCCCTTCATTAATTCAAACGGAACCATTGCAACACGTTCAAATTACTCTGGTGGTATTCAGGGAGGAATAAGTAATGGAATGCCGATAGTTTTTAGAGTTGCCTTTAAACCAACCGCAACAATCATTCAAGACCAGCAAACGGTTAATCTGGAGGGTGAAGCGGTGACCTTTAAAGCGAAAGGGCGTCATGATCCTTGCGTGTTACCGCGAGCGGTCCCCATCGTTGAAGCAATGGCCGCGCTAACGCTTTGTGATCATTGGCTCCGATATCGCGGGTATCAAAACTTAACCTCAGAATAGGTCTCGCGGTGTTTAATGTGAAATGAGCTCTTGCATAAGGGCTTGTACAAAAGGGCTTGCACAAAAGACCGTACACAAAAGACCGTACACAACAGAGCATGCACTGCAGTAACGCATGCTCTGTTGCATCTACGGTGGTCAATTGAGTTAAGTTTTTTTCTTTTGTTGGCGAATGGCCAAAATGGCACAACTAAAGTTGATAAATACGAATATTAGCTCAATGATTCCTAACCATCGTTGTGCATCTTGGCTTGGCAGATACCAAACCCCATGGCAAAAATACAGCATGTTGATGAACTGTAACCAAGCAAAGGTATATAGCTTTCCTTTAAGTACACCCGGTAAAGCGAATAATAGTGGTAAGCACCAAGCGAGTATCTTCCAATAAATCGGTACGGTGGTGGCCGGAAATAAAAAGCTAGACCATACGATAAGTAAAGCGAGTAGAGCAAAGTAGCTAAGTTGAGTCACTCGGCCGTAAATACTTTTCGGAAGCATCAAATTTTGACTGACAGTGGTGTTCATTGGAACCTCTTGTGGGTAAACGTCTAGATGCTTTTTAAGCGCATGGCAATCGTCGCTAAACGCTTACCTTGTGCCTGACAAAGACGTTTTTCTTCTTCACTTAATGTTTTCGAGTTCTCATTACCTGCAAAGTGACTAACGCCGTAGGGGGTGCCGCCGGTGCGAGTATGCATCAAGTCAGTCTCTGAGTAAGGTAAGCCAACGAGCAGCATTCCATGATGAAAAAGCGGTAACATCATTGATAGAAGCGTTGACTCTTGTCCACCATGAAGACTGCTGGCCGATGTAAAAACACTGGCGGGTTTTCCTGCAAGCTTTCCGGTCATCCATTGCTCGCTGGTTTGCTCCAAGAAAGATTTAAGAGGAGCTGCCATGTTGCCAAATCGGGTAGGGCTACCGAGTGCCAGTGCATCACATTGCGCTAAATCATCGAGAGTGACATAGGGATCACCTTCGTTCGGAACATTGGGCTCAATCGCTTCGGTCGTCGCTGACACACGCGGTACCGTGCGTAATAATACTTCAACATCAAGGCTCTCAGCGCCGCGTGCAATCTGACGAGCCATGGCTTGAGTGGCTCCTCCAGCTGAATAATAAAGTACCAACAGTTTTGTCATTACGGCTACCAGTGATTAAATGAGGTCTAAAACATTTTCAGGAGGACGACCAATAACCGCTTTGGTTTTCGTTACAACAATGGGGCGTTCAATGACTTTTGGATTCGCGATCATAAGCTTTAACAAAGCCTCTTGGTTCAAACTCTTATCATCTAATCCTGCGTCTTTGTACTCCGCTTCTTTGGTGCGCAAAATATCACGAGGCGTAACACCGAGTAGCTTGATAATGGTTTTAAGTTTATTCACCGAAGGTGGATTTTTTAGATATTCAACAATGGTGGGTTCAATGCCTTTTTCTTGCAATAAAGCGAGGGTTTGGCGAGATTTTGAACAGCGCGGGTTGTGATAAATGGTAAACTCTGACATATTTTCGAACCTAATTAGACTAAAATTCATTTAATACACTATTGTAGGCTGATTCATAGATGGAAGAAAAGCTTGTCTGGCTAAAACAGTTTGTCTTATTTACGGTAGAGCGATTCAGTAAAGATCGCTGTCCATCAATTGCCGCGGAGCTAACGGTTACCAGCTTACTGTCGCTCGTCCCATTAATGACGGTGATTGTTGCACTCTTGTCATTATTTCCTCAATTTCAAAGTATGGAATCAGAAGTACAAGGGTTTATCTTTCGTAATTTAATGCCCGAATCTAGCGAAGCTATTCAAACCTACGTTAATCAGTATGTAAAAAATACGCAGGGTTTAACTTCTGTTGGAACAGTCGTTTTGGTGCTTACGTCATTAATGCTGATGCGAACGATCGACAAGTCTTTTAATCATATCTGGCAGGTGAAAACGAAAGCGGCACCGGTTCGAGTGTTTTTGGTTTATTGGGCCGTACTTACCATGGGACCTTTACTGCTCGCGTTTAGCTTGGGGGTGAGTTCTTATTTTGCCTCGTTGCCTTTAGTTTCTGATGTGGTTCATCAACAAGCCAATTTAATTAATCGAATTATACCAATGGCCATGGCGTTTATTGCATTCACTGTGATGTTTATCGCTGTGCCTAATCGTTCAGTAAAGATTAAACATGCACTGGTCGCAGCGCTTATCACATCTCTATTATTCGAACTTGCAAAGTATGGATTTGGAGTTTTTGTTAAACAATTTTCTACCTATCAATTGATTTTTGGCGCATTAGCGGCGGTTCCTTTGTTTCTTATTTGGATGCAATTGTCTTGGATGATTCTTTTGATCGGCGCTGAAATTTGTCATGCTTTAGGTGTTTTTCAAGCGGAAAATAATCGTCAAATTAGTCAGCCTTTTGTGGTGGCAGCTCGCGTTTTGAAGCTGTTAGTGATTGCGCAAAGATCAAGGCAAGCGGTTCGCCTAGAAGATTTACAAGATCAGTTGCCGCAAGTCAGATTAGATACTCTATCGCAAGTGCTTGGAACATTGATCAATGCCAAGTTGGTTTTGGTAATGGATAATGAAATATATTCTTTATCGGGTGACAGTAGCAGCTATCAGTTGGCTGACATCTTAAACTCTGGCATTACCGACATTCCTGACCAAATGGCTTTGCAAGAACTATCGGAAGATGATGCAGAGCTGGCTGAGGCGATTAAGCAAGGGCGACAGGCTCTGCTGGCCAAGCTTAGTGATCCCCTGGTAAACGCACCGAATCAAGGTTGATCGTTTCGTTGGATTGCTCACCATCGTTACTATCGCTGGAATGATTCGGCATACTGGTCCATGGAATCATGTCCGACGGTTCTTCTGGCTCTGGATCATTCACTTCAATGACTTCAAAGCTTTGAAAATGGAACATTTCGATGCACGGAGTGACCAGTGTTCGTTTGCGCGCTCGAATGTCTTCCAATTGATTTTTATGGCGCAGTAAAAACTCTCGGCCATCTTTAAAAGTGCCGCGGTTGCACACCAAAGCAAGCGGGTCGTCTTGCCGACTGGCAGCAGGTTTAAAGAGTAATGCCGCTTGACCAGAAGTTTGAGCATTCTTTGCCAGTTTGGTATTAATTCGACAAGGCTCAAAGTTACCGTCAATAAACTCAAGTCCTGCTCGCGTGCCTTGGTTGTCATCGCCAAATAGCCAACGACAGACTGCTGGCCGCCATCGATAAGAGGGTTTTTTATCGATGTATTCTCGAATGATTACCAGTTCACCAACTTTTAACTGGTCGGCAATATTATTGTGCGTGGTGATGCCAATACCACCGTCGCTGACATTAGAAGCATCCCAGTTAAGTTGAACTTTGTGTTCATGCCCAATGTATGACTCGATGGTTTCTGAATCCCAATGAGTTGAATCTGGCGACTTTCGGTGTTTTTGCAAGAGGGTATGAATCGCATGCATTCCCCAGATGACGTCAAGTTTAGTAATCACTGGATAACGACGGCCTTTGCGTTCAATTTTTGAGTTCCAGTGCGCTGCCATATGTTCGAGCAGGGCCTGAGCAGTACCTGGTCGCAAATTATTGTAAAAGCCCTGAGGACTTTCGCCCGTTTGTATCAACGCATCGTTTTGGTATTGCAACTGCCGAATCACATCGTGTGTGAGCAGCATACACACATTTTGATCGTCTAAGTCGCCTTCAAACTGCGAGCTATAAGACGGCTTAATTTGACTATTTAGTTGTACGATAAAGCAGGTTTCTTCTTTAAAGTCACCATGATCGTCAGAAAACTCGGCTAAGTGACTCCAGCGCTCTAGGTACTTAAACAGTTGCCAATGCTCGCCATACGACAAGTGATAAGGATCGGCCAAAGACATTAAGCAGATTCTAGCGAAGGTTTTCTCAATCGTATTCAAACACTGAAATTGGTTTTCTGAGCTTAAAGACGTATCTTCTAATTGCTTCATCTGAGCATAGGCATACAAACCGTTACACTCGCGCCAAAGATAAGCTGGAATTGGGCTGTAGCTCTCGTAGTGTTCCATCAGCTGCAAGCCTAGGTAGTGCAACGACAGATTGATGCCCTTGATCAACCCTTTATTTTTTCCCCATAATTTTCGTTTATTCAGTTCTGCGTCGGTAATTATTTTATGGGCGAACGCCATTTCTCGAGTGAGTAGATGTAAATTGTTGTACTCTCGACGGCGGGTTTCTACATTGGTGATGTGGGCAGCATAGGGACGGTAAGCGTCAAAAATTTGCGCGTAAGCCGTATCAAACAAACTAACCAGTTCTTTGCGTTGCGAAACGCCGATTTCTGAACGATTTAAACTCGCGATAGCGCGGCTTATTTCAGGAACGGCACGGCCCATATCACCGTAGGGAAGTGATTTTAACCAGCTTTTAAGTTCAGCGGGATCGGTTTCAACCAGCAAATGTTGTCCCTGTTGCTGGGCAGGGAACGTTAGTCTCGGAGAATCCATTCTTGACTACTCACCTTGTCAAACATCAATTTTGATAGCATAGTTTATCCGAAATTTGAGTTATGAACGAATCCAAATTGCTGATTCGAAGTAAAAAAGTGTTTTCTGTGATAAAAGGTTATTTAAAATATCTCAATGCGAAATATATCGCCTTGTGCCCACAGTTTCAATCACTAGGGATACCGCCAAGTGCTGCTAAGTAATAAATATAGAACAAATACCGGCTTGTTACTGATTTTGCTAAGCTTTTTTTCATTAAAAGGATGCGAGCAATACGACTACAACTCACAATTCTATTTATTATCCGGTGAACAAAAAGCGCTCTCCGATTATCGGGGAGAGTGGTTGTTGATTAATTTTTGGGCAGAATGGTGTCGGCCGTGTCTAGAAGAGATTCCTGATCTTAACCAATTGCATCAGAAAAAGGACGCGCTGAATTTATCGGTGTTAGCCGTGAGTTATGAGCCCGAGGCCAATGAGCGCCTGCTATCGGCAAAACAACGTTTTAATATGGAATACCCGATGATGGCGACCGATCCTGAGCCAAGGGTGCCCTTTACCCGTCCAAACAAACTTCCCGCATTCTATTTGGTCACTCCGCAAGGTGAAATTACCGGACCATTCTACGGAAAAGAGAGTCTGCAAGAGGTTGAGCAACGAATTCAAGCGACAGAATAGTTCATATTTTGCGATTTTGTGCGCAAGTACAGGTTTTAACTACTTATTTTCATCAAAATTATCATTATACTAACCTTAACTAAATTCGTTAATTAGGTGGACAGTGGCATGACCAAGCTACTCGGGCAAATAGCGGCGGCAGTTTTGCTGCTTTTTTCTTATGGAATAGGGTGGACAGCTGAGCCAACAGAGCCGGTTGCTGAGTCGTTGGAGGCACTCAAGAAAGAAGTGCTTTCTATTAACCGAGAGCTGTTTATCTTGGAGGAAGACCTATTATTCCCGTCGTCAACCCAAGTAGCCTTCTACGTTTCACTCGATTTGGGTTACTTTTTTAAACTCGACAGTATCAAGTTAAAAGTCGACGGGGAGTGGATTACTCAATATTTATACACCGCTCGTGAGTTAGATGCATTGAAGCGAGGGGGCGTGCAACGTCTTCATGTTGATAATCTACAAGCGGGTGAACATGAGGTCGTGGCCGTGGTCATCGGTTACGGGCCT from Pleionea litopenaei includes:
- the wrbA gene encoding NAD(P)H:quinone oxidoreductase, whose protein sequence is MTKLLVLYYSAGGATQAMARQIARGAESLDVEVLLRTVPRVSATTEAIEPNVPNEGDPYVTLDDLAQCDALALGSPTRFGNMAAPLKSFLEQTSEQWMTGKLAGKPASVFTSASSLHGGQESTLLSMMLPLFHHGMLLVGLPYSETDLMHTRTGGTPYGVSHFAGNENSKTLSEEEKRLCQAQGKRLATIAMRLKSI
- a CDS encoding TlpA family protein disulfide reductase — its product is MLLSNKYRTNTGLLLILLSFFSLKGCEQYDYNSQFYLLSGEQKALSDYRGEWLLINFWAEWCRPCLEEIPDLNQLHQKKDALNLSVLAVSYEPEANERLLSAKQRFNMEYPMMATDPEPRVPFTRPNKLPAFYLVTPQGEITGPFYGKESLQEVEQRIQATE
- the aroC gene encoding chorismate synthase: MAGDSIGQLFRFTNWGESHGKAIGGVLEGCPAGISLSEDDLQPALDRRRPGQSKIVTQRKEADAVEILSGLYEGKTTGTPISLMIRNQDQRSKDYSEMAQLYRPSHADFTYQQKYGIRDVAGGGRSSARVTAPTVAAGAIAEKILQQFCGVSIVAYVKSVAEIEYSNFDPLVTREQVEQSVVRCPELSIAEKMIQKIEATRKQGDSIGGVIECVIQSVPVGLGEPIFDKLEADLAKAMLSINASKGFEIGSGFAGTRLSGSEHNDPFINSNGTIATRSNYSGGIQGGISNGMPIVFRVAFKPTATIIQDQQTVNLEGEAVTFKAKGRHDPCVLPRAVPIVEAMAALTLCDHWLRYRGYQNLTSE
- the aroA gene encoding 3-phosphoshikimate 1-carboxyvinyltransferase; translated protein: MNREIIPADQLQAKVQLSGSKYLANRWVVLAALASQPVVLNNVVNNDDINTAIKGLNALGYRLVQQDGATIISLPREQKLDRGVEVYTAHSGTFSRFIAAVAALDAVPIHLFGSDKMNSRPMAGIFSALRDLGVAIESEDDTLPATITGPVKVLECSIDGSISSQYISALLLIAPKLADDFVLTITGDAVSTHYIDMTIDLMRQLGVKVDVTGKQYRVKGAQDYRGGEFTIAPDPVSSSYFMGAAAICGGEVILNHFDFASLQGEAKFYHCLQQMGCDIQRNGQQMIIRRDQQSLIGQTFDMGEMPDVVQTLASVACFAQGTTVMKNIAHLAFKESNRIVDTATELAKLGAKVEYGRDYLAVTGGELVGTRLKTYDDHRMAMSLALIGAKVPGVVIEDADVVSKSFPNYFDTLATVGIQSKIVP
- a CDS encoding YihY family inner membrane protein, which gives rise to MEEKLVWLKQFVLFTVERFSKDRCPSIAAELTVTSLLSLVPLMTVIVALLSLFPQFQSMESEVQGFIFRNLMPESSEAIQTYVNQYVKNTQGLTSVGTVVLVLTSLMLMRTIDKSFNHIWQVKTKAAPVRVFLVYWAVLTMGPLLLAFSLGVSSYFASLPLVSDVVHQQANLINRIIPMAMAFIAFTVMFIAVPNRSVKIKHALVAALITSLLFELAKYGFGVFVKQFSTYQLIFGALAAVPLFLIWMQLSWMILLIGAEICHALGVFQAENNRQISQPFVVAARVLKLLVIAQRSRQAVRLEDLQDQLPQVRLDTLSQVLGTLINAKLVLVMDNEIYSLSGDSSSYQLADILNSGITDIPDQMALQELSEDDAELAEAIKQGRQALLAKLSDPLVNAPNQG
- a CDS encoding AraC family transcriptional regulator; its protein translation is MTKLLGQIAAAVLLLFSYGIGWTAEPTEPVAESLEALKKEVLSINRELFILEEDLLFPSSTQVAFYVSLDLGYFFKLDSIKLKVDGEWITQYLYTARELDALKRGGVQRLHVDNLQAGEHEVVAVVIGYGPENREYKLAVSNKFEKDTEAKLLELKIVDDDTKQQPKLTIKEWN
- the arsC gene encoding arsenate reductase (glutaredoxin) (This arsenate reductase requires both glutathione and glutaredoxin to convert arsenate to arsenite, after which the efflux transporter formed by ArsA and ArsB can extrude the arsenite from the cell, providing resistance.), yielding MSEFTIYHNPRCSKSRQTLALLQEKGIEPTIVEYLKNPPSVNKLKTIIKLLGVTPRDILRTKEAEYKDAGLDDKSLNQEALLKLMIANPKVIERPIVVTKTKAVIGRPPENVLDLI
- a CDS encoding DUF2069 domain-containing protein; amino-acid sequence: MNTTVSQNLMLPKSIYGRVTQLSYFALLALLIVWSSFLFPATTVPIYWKILAWCLPLLFALPGVLKGKLYTFAWLQFINMLYFCHGVWYLPSQDAQRWLGIIELIFVFINFSCAILAIRQQKKKT
- the hisG gene encoding ATP phosphoribosyltransferase; the protein is MTLKLVLPKGRINTKVIQLMKDMGITLVGDDRNYRPRAYGFDLEVKLLKSQNIPSLVELGQHDIGFAGQDWIYERRCEVEVIKELGFDPVRIVACIPEEWDWQEVKQRKVIVASEYKRIATDYLDRNGFDYQLLRSYGATEVFPPEDADMIIDNTSTGTTIRANRLKIVDKVMDSSTQFIANPQVLKDPGKRQDIEDLLTVMQAVLNGRERVLLEMNCSNQAIEQIVNLLPAMRSPTVSRLYNEEGFAIKAAVPKKDIQGLLPALISAGATDILETPINKSI
- a CDS encoding aminotransferase class I/II-fold pyridoxal phosphate-dependent enzyme, with translation MKLDLNERSDFASSWLNELQLNVDSLWQYPLREPIEQLIADNYNQQWSLQLTADNIFCSNGGDESIYILMRLIKEQSKIILPLPAFSQYTQGIESWQLDSIQIPPKDDLSIDLDALKNAIQETPNSIAVVTSPNNPTGELLDLTVIESLLTLAQSNGSWIFLDEAYIEFSDQPSALELLKRFDNLVLLRTLSKAYGLAGIRFGYLIGSTRLISQFKQRAMPFNVPALSLQIASATFQTKVQDDVTLFIERIKANRSELTGWFKNIGLSPLTSQANFLLVPMSEQLCQLATTALAQQGIQVRQFNDQYLKNCIRITIPYYLNRLVDGLQKVFAPELLCFDMDGVLINTSESYDQAIIKTVYQFTQKTVTLSDILNKRRSGGFNNDWVLSHALINERSKQSIALDSVIEYFQSVYLGNENTPGLISNEKIMVASELNNQLEALPIAKAIVTGRPRFEAEIGLKQLSKTSSVWNDFKLISTDDVQQCKPSPEGILNLKERFNVSRSWMIGDTPDDMQAAINSNSIAIGIGLENADKLRSSGASLVLEDINQLTALLPTAAANNKR